A genomic window from Microvirga sp. TS319 includes:
- a CDS encoding peptidoglycan DD-metalloendopeptidase family protein — MSLIGSAAAACSGDTMRFSENPFSNPFSNSERVAPGTPTASQDTPSYGGAPSYAAAPMPTSSVQAQALPPVQAQPLPQPSRMAAAPAPIQPRPAPMTPPAAQPKMRFVDQTKVAVSEQPVPAEPARRTRPGMQQAAVPAPAPIQPRPAPVQQVASATNEPLVSPARPVQPQKVAAIEPQPMKPAPVVTQTVAPAPAPAPVPQPEAAKASVQEPEQTASLSSGNFRWPARGRVIAGFGANGGNEGINIAVPEGTPVKAAEAGTVTYAGSEVKGYGNLILIRHENGFVSAYAHNSAVSVKRGEQVKRGQVIATAGQTGNVTSPQLHFEIRKGATPVDPMKHLAD; from the coding sequence CGCCCGGCACGCCGACAGCGTCTCAGGACACGCCGTCCTATGGCGGCGCTCCCTCCTACGCGGCCGCTCCGATGCCCACCTCGTCCGTCCAGGCGCAGGCGCTTCCCCCGGTGCAGGCTCAGCCGCTGCCCCAGCCTTCGCGCATGGCCGCCGCGCCTGCTCCCATCCAGCCGCGCCCCGCGCCCATGACCCCGCCCGCCGCTCAGCCGAAGATGCGCTTCGTCGATCAGACGAAGGTTGCCGTCTCCGAGCAGCCCGTTCCGGCCGAGCCGGCGCGCCGCACCCGCCCCGGCATGCAGCAGGCCGCGGTGCCGGCGCCGGCTCCCATCCAGCCGCGCCCCGCGCCCGTGCAGCAGGTCGCCTCGGCCACGAACGAGCCGCTGGTGTCGCCCGCGCGTCCCGTCCAGCCTCAGAAGGTCGCGGCCATCGAGCCGCAGCCCATGAAGCCCGCTCCGGTAGTCACGCAGACGGTTGCTCCGGCTCCCGCTCCTGCGCCTGTTCCGCAGCCTGAGGCCGCGAAGGCTTCGGTGCAGGAGCCTGAGCAGACCGCGAGCCTGTCCTCCGGCAACTTCCGGTGGCCTGCCCGCGGCCGCGTCATCGCGGGCTTCGGCGCCAACGGCGGCAACGAGGGCATCAATATCGCTGTCCCCGAGGGCACGCCCGTGAAAGCCGCCGAGGCCGGCACGGTGACCTACGCCGGCAGCGAAGTGAAAGGCTACGGCAACCTGATCCTGATCCGCCATGAGAACGGCTTCGTCTCGGCCTATGCCCACAACAGCGCGGTAAGCGTGAAGCGCGGCGAGCAGGTGAAGCGTGGTCAGGTGATCGCCACCGCCGGCCAGACAGGCAACGTGACCTCGCCGCAGCTGCATTTCGAAATTCGCAAGGGCGCGACCCCGGTCGATCCGATGAAGCATCTCGCCGACTGA
- a CDS encoding VOC family protein: MKVKRIVANIPASDVGAAKRFYEDALGLERLMDHGWIITYGNGEPGSVQVSVATQGGSDTPTPDLSIEVDDVDEALRRMTSAGFPAIYGPADEAWGVRRFYVRDPFGKIVNILSHRGNEKRDGG, from the coding sequence GTGAAGGTCAAACGGATCGTCGCCAACATACCGGCATCCGACGTCGGGGCGGCGAAGCGCTTCTACGAGGATGCTCTCGGACTGGAGCGGCTGATGGACCATGGCTGGATCATCACCTACGGCAACGGCGAGCCGGGCAGTGTCCAAGTCAGCGTCGCAACCCAGGGTGGCTCGGACACACCGACGCCGGACCTGTCCATCGAGGTGGACGATGTCGACGAAGCGCTTCGGCGCATGACAAGCGCCGGATTTCCCGCGATCTACGGACCGGCCGACGAAGCCTGGGGCGTTCGCCGGTTCTATGTGCGGGATCCGTTCGGTAAGATCGTGAACATCCTCTCCCATCGCGGGAACGAAAAAAGGGACGGTGGCTGA